TTTCACGTGGTCGCGTAGCTCAGCAGGATAGAGCACAAGCCTTCTAAGCTTGTTGTCAGAGGTTCGAATCCTCTCGTGATCGCCATTTTTTTATTTATTTTTCAGTATTATTCGTTAAATTTATTAAAAAATAGCTTTTAGTAAGCTATATTTTTATTTTCCAAAAAAGTTTGAAAGATATATAAATGCATATATGTAATCAAATGCTAAACGATAACCAAAGTAAATAGACCATTTTATTGATTCACTAATTGATTGCTCCTCGGGCGTAAGTTTTTTAAAATTGTTATTGAATTTAATAATAATTAATCAATCAATAGCCATGTAGCAAAGCGTTAGAAGGAAACCAATACCGCTTATTATGGTGAATATTAATTGATGAGATGAAAATCATGAAACTAGCATTAAAATAATCATTGTTATGAACAAGGTTATCATAATCGGAGTTATCTTATTTATTTTCAGAACATTGAAATATGCCAATGCCCCAATTAATACCATTGAAGCGGCAGGAATAAAGAAAATTGCTGTCAGTTTAATTAATTCATTGCTGCTTACAAATTGATTTATTCCGTATCCTAATCCATAAAACCCTAGAAGGAACATTGATATCGAGGCCAATGGCCCTAAGATATAAGCTTTCATTTTATGGCCGAAGACTAAAATTATAATAATAAGCGCGCAATCGAGAAGAGTTCCGGCTAAAATAACCCACAATTGTAGGTTTATGTTGAATATGTAATTGTAAAGTATGCCGCCAGCGAGTGCTACTATAATAAAAAATGCTAGCGATAATATAGATCCACCAATTATTTTGTTGTTTCTTATAATATTGGTTTTTAAGTCATTAGTTTTTGTGTTCATAATTAAATGATATCACTAAAAGGAAATAAAAAATCACCAATAGGTGATATGGTTGCCCCAGTTAGATTCGAACTAACGCATGTCGGTACCAAAAACCGATGCCTTACCGCTTGGCTATGGGGCAAAATGGTGGAGAGGGAGGGATTCGAACCCCCGAACCGTTAGGAAGTGGGTTACAGCCACCCGCGTTTGGCCGCTTCGCTACCTCTCCAAGTATTTGCTAAAATTAGCATTACTATTATAATATAAAAATTTTGATAAATATAATTTTTTTTATTTTTTATATTAGTTCAAATTTTCTTCATTTTTTTCAAAAATTAACAGTATGTATTTTATATTCAAGTTCAATGAATTAAATAATTATTGACTAAAACACACGTTTTATAACTGAAACGAGTTTCTCGATATAACCCAAATTATTTTATCCTTAAGAATTTTTGCGACGACAATTTGAAAATCTTTTAACTGGCAAAAATTATTAGTTAAAAAACTCGTCTCAAAATGACCATTAAAAAAATAAATAAAAACAAAAAAGTAAATATAAATGAGTATACCTTTATAATATATGTAACAAAGTAGGAGTATTATGAAAAAAGAAAATATTATGTTATTTGGTATGCCAAATTGTATGCCTTTAACTCAAAAAATAGCCAAAATTTTAGGTTTGCATGTTTCGCCTATAACAAAAACATTATTTGCCGATGGCGAAAGAATGATAGTGAGCGAAGAAACTGTGCGTAGTAAAGATGTCTACGTAGTGGCATCAACATCTAGACCAGTTAATGATAACTTAATGGATTTACTTTTATTTATAGATTCATTAAAAAGAGCTAGCGCCAATTCAATTACAATCGCACTTAGCTATTATGGATATGCTCGTCAAGACCGTAAGGCCAGTGGCCGTCAGCCCATCGGTGCGAAATTAGTTGCTGATTTAATTCAAACCGCAGGTGCGACAAAAATCATTGCAGTTGATTTACACAACCCTGCTATCCAAGGTTTTTTTGATATCCCAATTGATGATTTAAGAGGTGCATATCCAATTGCAAAAGCAGTTAAACAATTAAAAGAACCTTTTACAGTAGTTTCGCCAGATCATGGAGGGACAATTCGTGCTAGAAAACTTGCGGAACTAATTGCAGATACAGTAAAAATTAGTATTATTGATAAACGTAGAACTGGGACTAATCAAACTGAAGTTATGGGTTTAATTGGTGGAGTCGAAGGTGAAAATGTTGTTATTATTGACGATATTATTGACACAGGCGGAACTATATTAAAAGCTGTTGACACTTTAAAAGCACACGGAGCTAAAAAAATTGTTGTTGCAGCCACTCATGGTATATTTACTAAAGGTTTTGAAATATTTGAAAATAATCCCAATTTATCAAGAGTAATTATTACCGATTCAATTGATAATTCAGACATAGAAGGAAAATTTAGCAAATTACAAGTAATTTCACTAGATGAATTTATTGCTGGTGTAATTGAAGCTTCAATAACTGGTAAATCGGTATCTGATTTGTATGATGAATTTGCTAATGTTATTAAAAAATAATGAATGAAAAATTAGAAAAATTCGCAGAATTAATATTTGAATATAACCAAACAAAAAATATTACAGGTTTTAAAACTATCAACGATATCAAGGTAAATGGCATTGCTGATTCAATTCAAGCAATGGATGTAGCAAAAGAGCTAGGATTTCAATATAATTCGGCAAAAATTGCTGATATTGGTGCTGGCGCAGGCTTCCCCTCATTGCCTCATTTACTTTTAAATTGTAATTATGAGTTAACTATAATTGAAGGAATGAAAAGTCGTTGTAATTTTCTAAATAATGTTAAGGAAAAACTTGATGTTAGCAATCTACAAATAATAAATAAAAGATGTGAGGACACAAAAGAACTATCCGCTTTGTTTGATTTAGTGACAGCAAGAGCAGTATCAAGTATTAAAAATATGTATATGTTAACAAATCACTTGTTGAAAATCGGCGGATTATTGTATCTATTAAAAGGAAGAAATTATCAAAGTGAAATAGACGAATTTTTAGATAATTTTCCTGAAGAATCTCAAAATATTACTGTTAAAAAATATAAAAATAAATTAGATGATGATTCATATATAGTTGTTATAACCAAGGTAAAAAATACTCCAAAAAATTGACCTTTATCTTGAAAACAAATAAAAGAATTTTAAACGAAAAAGCACAGTTGTGCTTTTTTTATTATTTTTAACTTAATTTTAATAATTTTTTCCGTTTTTATTAACTTAAAAATAAATACAGCTAATAAATCTTGGAAGGAGAAAAAAATGATAGATTTAAGAAGCCAATATTTTAATAGTTTTTTAACGAATCAGCAACGTTATAACGCGGTGAAATCTTTAGCCTTATTAGATAAAGCTAACAAGAAAGCACAGTTAAAAATGACACAAAATAGCCAAGTAAACTCTATTGGAATAAATAATTATTCTAAATTTGATCAAACTATTGAAATGTTAAACAAAAACAGCAAATTAATTATTGAAAATGAATTTGTTATTAAAAATCAAGATAAGGAATGATACGATATGCATTTTTCGAGAACAACCTATTATAAAAAAAAGAAGAAAAGCTATAGAGGAGTTTTTATATTTTTACCTTAATGAATAATATACCGGTTCAAAATCAACCGGCACAAATTAATAGGTTGAAAATCGACCCTTATCATTTTGTTTATAAAAAAATATCAAGTAATGATAAATCAAAAGGGTTAAATAAATACGATTTAAATTTGTATTCGTATTCAACGGCTATTCGAGCCAAAGGAAATGTTCTGTTGATTAGAGGAAGGGTTGAAATTAAGAGATTTTTTAAAGACGATAGATTTTATATTTCATTCATTTTTGCAACACCTGATTATTCTAAGTATTCTAATTTGGATGAATATAGTTTTCGAAACTTATTAATATCTGTAAATAATAAACCATTAGACAATAAAAAAATATCATTTAGAGAGACAATCTATAATTTAAAAGATGATAATTCCAAGGAATTAGATTCACTGTTTAACTATGAAAAATCATCGTTCAAGGCGAAACCTAAAGACAATATAAAAATTTGTAATGTAATAATTTCTTCGGATTTATTAGGATTGAAATTTTCCGAATTGAATTCTATTACAGTACAAAATACTGGTATTAATAAAGAAATATGAGATATAAAAAAACAAAAAAACAATGTTGCAGAATATTTCACTGAAGCTAAAAATAATTTTGCTGGAATCGACATTGCAGAGAAATATCAGTTTGATTTTGGGGAATTGGATGGAGACATTTTAGGAACAAAGACAGAATATTTGCACACTGATTTAGAATTTTCTAATTTTCGAAATAAAAGAATAACTAATTTTGCAAAAGAAAAAATCCAAAGCGATAAAAACATAGCATGAAAACAAAAAGATAAATTTGGTTATAAGTTTAAAAATTTTGATGACTATCGACTAATAATGGATATGAATCAATCTTTGTCAACCTATGGAATTACCGATATTGATTCAGACTTATGCAACCATATTACTAAAAAACAAATTTCATCGAAAATTTATGAGAGTATTTATTCAACTGGAACTCAAAAATCTGAATATACTTTTGACAACCCAATAACCTTCGATTATAAATTAGGTTGTATTGTCGATTCAAAATCATTTTCAGACGTTGGATTGTTTATTCCATATAATTTCAAGGGACAGTTAAATACAATTTATAAATATATTTTTGATAACGGAGGTTTAGATAAAAAATCCGATTTTATTACAGTTAACATCAGCCAAAAACAGGAAGTAGTTGAACGCTTATTGGATGTTAACGATGGATTGATAAAACTTGAAATAACAAATTCTAAAACATTGATAGGTGAACCTCAATATAAATTCAATAGCAAAGATATAGAAGAAATAATAAAACAAAACGACATAAACATAAGTATTTTCGAACAATATAAGGACTTAAATGAATAAAAAGAAGGTTTGAATTCCTATTATATGCGTTGCAACAGCAGCTAGTGTTATAACTCCTATTTTTGTTTTATCAGCAAAGAAAAGTCATTCTGTAACAGAAGAAGAAAAATCGTTAACATTAAATAAAACAGAAGTGTTTCCTGATTTAGATAAAAGTATTGTTTACCAATATATACGTTATGACAAAGATAATGTCAAATTTGACTTATCGGTTATACCCGCTGTATTCAAAAATGTTATGAGCAATATTCAAGTTAATCCAGATCGAGCGAATTTTGATTATGAAATAATTACGGATTCGTTAATAAAATTGTATTTCAAGGTGTACTCAGGAAATGATATTTATACAAATTGTTATACATTAAATGCACATATGTAAATTTTTAAAAATACTATTTGTTTATATATAATTTCTATATGTTAAACAAAAAACCAAAACTTATTTTTATAGATTTAGACGGTACAAGTTTAGATTACAAACGTAAATTATTAAGCTCCAAGAATATTGATGCTATAAATTCTCTCTCAAAGAAAGGTATTAAAACTGTTGTTTCGACAGGCAGGGGTATAAATAAAAAAACAATAAGTATACTAGAACAAATTGATTCAACAGATAATTTTATAGCATGAAATGGCGCGAAAGTAATTTACAATGGTGAAGAAATATTCTCGGCGACAATAAATAAAGAGATACTTGTTCAAATTAAGAAGTTGATATTAAAATATAATATGAGTGTTATTGTTAATTCAAATTTTAGAAAATTAACTTATACAAACAATTATTTACTTAAGTTTATTGTTAAATTGAAAAAAGGCAACCATAACAAACTTGATGAATTTAATATTGATATGCCTATATTTAAGCTAATTATTTGATCACCTAAAAAGAAAAATATAAACGATTTTTACAATGATATTCAAAACAAATTTAAAACTAAATTGAATATCGTAGAAGCTAGAAATTACAACAAATTCATTGAAGTTACAGACATTAGTGCTTCAAAAGGCAAAGCAGAATTATTATTTGCGCAAAAATATGGTGTCGATACTGATTTATGTGTACATATCGGTGACACGATGAATGACGCCTCAGCAGCCCAATATTTAAAAAATGTTATTGCAATGAAAAATGCAACAAAAGATTTCAAAAAGATTGCATCCCATGTCTCACCTTTTTCATATAGAAAAGGGGGACTTGCAAAAACCCTTAAACATTTCATAAAAAACGCAAAATAAAAATTCAGATTTCTGAATTTTTATTTTCTAATAAGCACTCCGACACATTCGATATGATGAGTTTGACTAAACATATCACAAGGTCTAAGATAAATTAATTGGTAGCCGTTGTTTCGTAAATAATCAATATCTCTGCACATTGTGTGGACATTGCACGATATATATCCAATTTTTTCTGGATTAATTTTTATTATCGTTTCTAAAAATTGAGTGCTAATACCAGAACGTGGAGGGTCAACAATAATAACATTAGGATTCTGTTCTATTTTAAAAATTGTTTTATTAACATCTCCGGAATAAAATAATGCATTCTCAATATTGTTTAGTTTTGCATTATCTCTTGCATTCATCACGGCTTCATTAATTATTTCTAATCCGTATACAGTTTTTACAAATGGTGCAATTTTTAAAGCTATTGTCCCAACTCCCGAATAAGCATCAACAACAATATCATTTTTGTTTAAGTCAAGGTTATTTATAAGTAGGTTATAAAGATTATTTGTTTGCGCTGAATTAATTTGGAAAAAACTGTTTCATTCCAAGTTGAATGAAAGACTATCAATTTTGTCCAAAATACTCGTTTTTGAATCTAATAAAGCAAAATATTTATTGCTATTTTTGCTTTCAAGATTAACAATTATGTTGACTATTCAATTGAATTTATTGGTTATATCTGTTATTAACTTATTGTCAATTTTAAGCATTTTATTTGCATTGATAATAATTAAACCTTCTTCGCTTGCTTCGGAATATCTAAAAGTAAAACTGTTAATATTATTGACAGAATTCTTAAGAGATTGATAATTATTTATATTGTTGTCCAATCATAAAATTACTTCGTTTAATTTTGGATGAGCCAAATCATATGATGTCTGTTCGATAAGGTTGTGTGTGTTTTTTTCAAAAAGACCTAAAACAAACTTGCCATTTATTTCATCACAAAACACTGTTATTTTATTTCGGTATCCTCAGGGTTTCGGATTAGGCAAAATTTCTGCTACATTCTCAAAGT
This genomic interval from Mycoplasma miroungigenitalium contains the following:
- a CDS encoding HAD-IIB family hydrolase — encoded protein: MLNKKPKLIFIDLDGTSLDYKRKLLSSKNIDAINSLSKKGIKTVVSTGRGINKKTISILEQIDSTDNFIAWNGAKVIYNGEEIFSATINKEILVQIKKLILKYNMSVIVNSNFRKLTYTNNYLLKFIVKLKKGNHNKLDEFNIDMPIFKLIIWSPKKKNINDFYNDIQNKFKTKLNIVEARNYNKFIEVTDISASKGKAELLFAQKYGVDTDLCVHIGDTMNDASAAQYLKNVIAMKNATKDFKKIASHVSPFSYRKGGLAKTLKHFIKNAK
- a CDS encoding ribose-phosphate pyrophosphokinase; this translates as MKKENIMLFGMPNCMPLTQKIAKILGLHVSPITKTLFADGERMIVSEETVRSKDVYVVASTSRPVNDNLMDLLLFIDSLKRASANSITIALSYYGYARQDRKASGRQPIGAKLVADLIQTAGATKIIAVDLHNPAIQGFFDIPIDDLRGAYPIAKAVKQLKEPFTVVSPDHGGTIRARKLAELIADTVKISIIDKRRTGTNQTEVMGLIGGVEGENVVIIDDIIDTGGTILKAVDTLKAHGAKKIVVAATHGIFTKGFEIFENNPNLSRVIITDSIDNSDIEGKFSKLQVISLDEFIAGVIEASITGKSVSDLYDEFANVIKK
- a CDS encoding MHO_1590 family protein, whose amino-acid sequence is MNKKKVWIPIICVATAASVITPIFVLSAKKSHSVTEEEKSLTLNKTEVFPDLDKSIVYQYIRYDKDNVKFDLSVIPAVFKNVMSNIQVNPDRANFDYEIITDSLIKLYFKVYSGNDIYTNCYTLNAHM
- a CDS encoding MHO_1580 family protein; the protein is MNNIPVQNQPAQINRLKIDPYHFVYKKISSNDKSKGLNKYDLNLYSYSTAIRAKGNVLLIRGRVEIKRFFKDDRFYISFIFATPDYSKYSNLDEYSFRNLLISVNNKPLDNKKISFRETIYNLKDDNSKELDSLFNYEKSSFKAKPKDNIKICNVIISSDLLGLKFSELNSITVQNTGINKEIWDIKKQKNNVAEYFTEAKNNFAGIDIAEKYQFDFGELDGDILGTKTEYLHTDLEFSNFRNKRITNFAKEKIQSDKNIAWKQKDKFGYKFKNFDDYRLIMDMNQSLSTYGITDIDSDLCNHITKKQISSKIYESIYSTGTQKSEYTFDNPITFDYKLGCIVDSKSFSDVGLFIPYNFKGQLNTIYKYIFDNGGLDKKSDFITVNISQKQEVVERLLDVNDGLIKLEITNSKTLIGEPQYKFNSKDIEEIIKQNDINISIFEQYKDLNE
- the rlmD gene encoding 23S rRNA (uracil(1939)-C(5))-methyltransferase RlmD, which translates into the protein MKLKAGEILDNVKAIMLSYEGMGVVKINDYSIFVENLLVDETANIVIKKANTKFAFAKVLKHITISPKRIKPDNEKLMESGSTPIAMLSYKDQLLFKEEFVKYLFGRNIHFENVAEILPNPKPWGYRNKITVFCDEINGKFVLGLFEKNTHNLIEQTSYDLAHPKLNEVILWLDNNINNYQSLKNSVNNINSFTFRYSEASEEGLIIINANKMLKIDNKLITDITNKFNWIVNIIVNLESKNSNKYFALLDSKTSILDKIDSLSFNLEWNSFFQINSAQTNNLYNLLINNLDLNKNDIVVDAYSGVGTIALKIAPFVKTVYGLEIINEAVMNARDNAKLNNIENALFYSGDVNKTIFKIEQNPNVIIVDPPRSGISTQFLETIIKINPEKIGYISCNVHTMCRDIDYLRNNGYQLIYLRPCDMFSQTHHIECVGVLIRK
- a CDS encoding MAG0110 family membrane protein, which produces MNTKTNDLKTNIIRNNKIIGGSILSLAFFIIVALAGGILYNYIFNINLQLWVILAGTLLDCALIIIILVFGHKMKAYILGPLASISMFLLGFYGLGYGINQFVSSNELIKLTAIFFIPAASMVLIGALAYFNVLKINKITPIMITLFITMIILMLVSWFSSHQLIFTIISGIGFLLTLCYMAIDWLIIIKFNNNFKKLTPEEQSISESIKWSIYFGYRLAFDYIYAFIYLSNFFGK
- a CDS encoding MG284/MPN403 family protein, with protein sequence MIDLRSQYFNSFLTNQQRYNAVKSLALLDKANKKAQLKMTQNSQVNSIGINNYSKFDQTIEMLNKNSKLIIENEFVIKNQDKEWYDMHFSRTTYYKKKKKSYRGVFIFLP
- the rsmG gene encoding 16S rRNA (guanine(527)-N(7))-methyltransferase RsmG codes for the protein MNEKLEKFAELIFEYNQTKNITGFKTINDIKVNGIADSIQAMDVAKELGFQYNSAKIADIGAGAGFPSLPHLLLNCNYELTIIEGMKSRCNFLNNVKEKLDVSNLQIINKRCEDTKELSALFDLVTARAVSSIKNMYMLTNHLLKIGGLLYLLKGRNYQSEIDEFLDNFPEESQNITVKKYKNKLDDDSYIVVITKVKNTPKNWPLSWKQIKEF